The genomic window GGGTGGGTTTCCGTGGGTCGGCAGGCCCCAGCTGGTACAGGCTAGATTCGTCAAGCCCTGCCCGTCTTCACGGAGGTTGCTCATTGCGTAGGCACCCGCAAGCCGTCACCAAGCACCTCTTCGTCTCGGGCGGCGTTGCTTCCTCGCTCGGCAAGGGTCTCACCGCCAGTAGCCTCGGACAGCTGCTCACCGCACGCGGGTTGCACGTCACGATGCAAAAACTCGACCCGTATCTCAATGTGGACCCGGGCACCATGAACCCGTTCCAGCACGGCGAAGTCTTCGTCACCGAGGACGGCGCCGAGACCGACCTCGACGTCGGCCACTACGAGCGGTTCCTGGATCGCGATCTGTCCGGCTCGGCCAATGTCACCACCGGGCAGGTCTATTCGACCGTGATCGCCAAGGAGCGTCGCGGGGAATACCTCGGCGACACCGTCCAGGTCATCCCGCACATCACCGACGAGATCAAACGCCGCATCATGGCGATGGCCGAACCGGACGCCGGCGGCCACCGCCCGGACGTGGTCATCACCGAAATCGGCGGGACCGTCGGAGACATCGAATCGCAGCCGTTCCTCGAGGCCGCGCGTCAGGTCCGCCATGACTTGGGCCGGGAGAACGTCTTCTTCTTGCACGTCTCGTTGGTGCCTTACCTCGCTCCGTCGGGAGAACTCAAGACCAAACCCACACAGCACTCGGTGGCCGCCCTGCGCAGCATCGGTATCACCCCGGACGCGCTGATCCTGCGCTCTGACCGCGTTGTCCCCGAAGCGCTGAAAAACAAGATCGCGTTGATGTGTGACGTGGACATCGACGGCGTCATTTCCACCCCGGACGCGCCGTCGATCTACGACATCCCCAAGGTGTTGCACCGGGAGGAACTCGACGCCTTCGTGGTGCGACGGTTGAATCTGCCGTTCCGTGACGTCGACTGGACCGAATGGGACGATCTGCTGCGGCGAGTGCACGAACCGCATGAGACGGTGCGAATCGCGTTGGTCGGCAAGTATGTCGAGCTTTCCGACGCCTACCTGTCGGTCACCGAGGCGCTGCGCGCCGGCGGTTTCAAGCACCGCGCGAAGGTCGAGATCCGTTGGGTGGCATCCGATGACTGCGAGACGGCCCACGGCGCCGCTACGACACTGGGCGACGTGCACGGGGTGCTGATCCCCGGCGGATTCGGCATTCGGGGCATCGAGGGCAAGATCGGCGCCATCGCGCATGCCCGGGCCCGCGGCCTTCCGGTGTTGGGACTCTGCCTGGGCCTGCAATGCATCGTCATCGAAGCCGCCCGCTCGGTGGGTCTCGCCGAGGCCAACTCGGCCGAATTCGAGCCCAACACACCGGACCCGGTGATCTCCACCATGGCCGACCAAGAGCACATCGTGGCCGGTGAAGCCGACCTCGGTGGCACCATGCGCCTGGGCGCCTACCCTGCGGTGCTGCAGCCGGAATCCGTTGTGGCCCAAGCGTATCAAACGACGCAGGTGTCCGAACGGCATCGACACCGCTACGAGGTCAACAACGCCTACCGCGAGAAGATCGCCGAAAGCGGGCTGCGCTTCTCCGGCACCTCACCCGACGGTCATCTGGTTGAGTTCGTCGAATACCCACCCGAGCAGCACCCGTTCGTGGTCGGCACCCAGGCGCACCCGGAACTCAAGAGCCGTCCCACCCGCCCGCACCCCTTGTTCGTTGCGTTCGTCGGAGCGGCCCTCGACTACAAGGCCGGCGAACTGCTGCCGGTGGAAATCCCCGAGCACGTCTCCAACGGCAACCAGCATCGAGAAGGCGTCAGCCAGCCGCTACCTGAGCCCGCAACCCGTGGCTGAACACGACTTTCAGACCATATCGTCCGAAACCCTTTATCAGGGCGCCATTTTCGCGCTGCGCCGCGATCAAGTGCGGATGCCGGGCGGCAATGTCGCCAAGCGGGAAGTGCTCGAACACTATGGGGCGGTCGCGGTCGTCGCGATGGACGACGACAACAACATTCCAATGGTCTACCAGTATCGCCATACCTACGGTCGGCGCCTGTGGGAACTGCCTGCTGGGCTTCTGGACGAGGCGGGTGAGCCGCCGCAGGAAACCGCCGCCCGCGAACTCAAAGAAGAGGTCGGTCTGCAGGCCAGCACCTGGCAGGTGCTCGTCGACGTCAACACCGCACCGGGCTACAGCGACGAATCGGTGCGGATCTATCTGGCCACCGGTCTGGCCGAAGTACAGCGTCCCGACGCGCACGACGAAGAAGCCGACATGACGATGCGCTGGTTTCCCATCGCCGAGGCGGCGCATCGCGTGTTGAGCGGCGAGATCGTCAATTCCATTGCCATTGGCGGGATCCTGGCCGCCTACGCGGTTGTGACCGGCTCCGCCCAGGCGCGTCCCGTCGACACCGCGTGGGTCGACCGGCCCACAGCGTTCATGACCAGAAAGAATCAGAAGAAAGAGCAGTGACAGCGCCGACGCTGCAGACACAGTTACAGGGCTATCTCGATCACCTGACCATCGAACGCGGGGTGGCGGCCAACACGTTGAGTTCCTACCGCCGCGATCTGCGCCGCTATTCAAAACATCTGGAAGAACGCGGTATTCACGACCTGGCCAAGGTGGGTGAGGACGATGTCAGTGAGTTCCTGGTGTCGCTGCGGCGCGGAGACCCCGAAGCCGGAGCGGTCGGGCTGTCGGCGGTGTCGGCGGCGCGGGCGCTGATCGCGGTACGCGGACTGCACCGCTTCGCCGCCGCAGAAGGGCTCGCGGAATTGGATGTGGCCCGCGCGGTTCGGCCGCCGACGCCGGGCCGGCGGTTACCCAAGAGCCTGTCACTCGACGAAGTGTTGGCTCTGCTGGAAGGGGCCGGCGGTGAAGACGCGTCCGACGGCCCACTGACTTTACGCAACCGCGCGCTGCTGGAGTTGCTGTACTCGACCGGGGCGCGGATTTCCGAAGCGGTCGGCCTCGACGTCGACGACATCGACACCCAGGCCCGGTCAGTGTTGTTGCAAGGCAAGGGCGGCAAGCAGCGACTGGTGCCGGTGGGTCGGCCCGCCGTGCAGGCGCTGGACGCTTACCTGGTGCGGGGGCGCCCGGATCTGGCCCGTCGCGGCCGCGGCACGCCGGCCATTTTCCTCAATGCGCGCGGTGGCCGCTTGTCGCGACAAAGCGCGTGGCAGGTTCTGCAGGATGCGGCCGATCGGGCAGGCATCACCTCGGGCGTGTCACCCCACATGCTGCGGCACTCGTTCGCCACGCATCTGCTCGAGGGTGGCGCCGATGTGCGTGTCGTGCAAGAGCTTTTGGGCCACGCGTCGGTGACAACGACGCAGATCTACACCTTGGTCACCGTGCACGCGCTGCGGGAAGTGTGGGCCGGAGCCCATCCGCGCGCCACCTAGGCGGTGCCCAGGTATTCCGACTCGAGCACCAGGTCGGACACCAGGGACTGATATTCCAGGTGCGCTTTGTGCTCGACGGTGTTCCACGCCTTGCCTTGCTGCTGACGCATGAATTCGCGGTACTTCGGCGCGCCGGGCACCCGGACGTTGTCGGCGACCACGATGGAGCCCGGATGGAGCCATCCTCGCTGCACAATGCTTTTCAGGTCCGTCAGGTACGCGTTCTTGTCGTGGTCGAGGAAGACGAAGTCAACCGCACCGGCGGTGAACCCGTGCTCATGGGCCAACGCGTCGAGGGTGCGCCCACCGTCGCCGAGGGTGCCGACCACACACGTCACCCGATCGGCCACGCCGGCGTGCTCCCAGATGCGCCGGGCATTGGCTGCATTCGCCTCCGCCAGCTCGACCGAGTACACCTTGGCGGCCGGCGCCGCCCTGGCGATGCGTAGCGCGCCGTAGCCCACATAGGTGCCCAATTCGAGAGCCAGCGCCGGTTGGGCGCGGCGCACTGCGGCGTCGAGCAGCTGTCCCTTCTCGTCGCCGACGTTGATCAGCATGGATTTCTCGTAGGCGAACTTGTCGATGGTGGCCAGGACATGATCGATGTCTCCGACGCGGGCGTGCCGGAGAACATAGTTCACCGCGGCCGCCTCTCGGCCGTCACCGATCTGGCCGGTTGTGGTGATGTTGCGGTTCCCGGCGGCCATCCGCCAGACCGACCACCGCAACACCGGGAAGCGTGCTTTCAGGCTCACGAGGTCACCTTACGTAGGCCCGTGGTCTGGAGTCGACAGCTTCGGCGGTTGCCTGCGGGTCTCCCTGCGCAGGCGGAACGAGCCGTTAGACTTTCCTGCGATGCCCACCTCGACGCCCGTCACCATTAGCCGGGCATGACCGACGACCCGGACAGCGCCATTGAGATCGGCCTGACCGGCAGGCCGCCGCGGGCGATCCCTGACCCCCAACCGCGGACCTCGCACGGCCCGGCCAAGGTGGTCGCGATGTGCAACCAG from Mycobacterium kubicae includes these protein-coding regions:
- a CDS encoding NUDIX domain-containing protein; this translates as MAEHDFQTISSETLYQGAIFALRRDQVRMPGGNVAKREVLEHYGAVAVVAMDDDNNIPMVYQYRHTYGRRLWELPAGLLDEAGEPPQETAARELKEEVGLQASTWQVLVDVNTAPGYSDESVRIYLATGLAEVQRPDAHDEEADMTMRWFPIAEAAHRVLSGEIVNSIAIGGILAAYAVVTGSAQARPVDTAWVDRPTAFMTRKNQKKEQ
- the xerD gene encoding site-specific tyrosine recombinase XerD, coding for MTAPTLQTQLQGYLDHLTIERGVAANTLSSYRRDLRRYSKHLEERGIHDLAKVGEDDVSEFLVSLRRGDPEAGAVGLSAVSAARALIAVRGLHRFAAAEGLAELDVARAVRPPTPGRRLPKSLSLDEVLALLEGAGGEDASDGPLTLRNRALLELLYSTGARISEAVGLDVDDIDTQARSVLLQGKGGKQRLVPVGRPAVQALDAYLVRGRPDLARRGRGTPAIFLNARGGRLSRQSAWQVLQDAADRAGITSGVSPHMLRHSFATHLLEGGADVRVVQELLGHASVTTTQIYTLVTVHALREVWAGAHPRAT
- a CDS encoding O-methyltransferase, whose product is MSLKARFPVLRWSVWRMAAGNRNITTTGQIGDGREAAAVNYVLRHARVGDIDHVLATIDKFAYEKSMLINVGDEKGQLLDAAVRRAQPALALELGTYVGYGALRIARAAPAAKVYSVELAEANAANARRIWEHAGVADRVTCVVGTLGDGGRTLDALAHEHGFTAGAVDFVFLDHDKNAYLTDLKSIVQRGWLHPGSIVVADNVRVPGAPKYREFMRQQQGKAWNTVEHKAHLEYQSLVSDLVLESEYLGTA
- a CDS encoding CTP synthase, which codes for MRRHPQAVTKHLFVSGGVASSLGKGLTASSLGQLLTARGLHVTMQKLDPYLNVDPGTMNPFQHGEVFVTEDGAETDLDVGHYERFLDRDLSGSANVTTGQVYSTVIAKERRGEYLGDTVQVIPHITDEIKRRIMAMAEPDAGGHRPDVVITEIGGTVGDIESQPFLEAARQVRHDLGRENVFFLHVSLVPYLAPSGELKTKPTQHSVAALRSIGITPDALILRSDRVVPEALKNKIALMCDVDIDGVISTPDAPSIYDIPKVLHREELDAFVVRRLNLPFRDVDWTEWDDLLRRVHEPHETVRIALVGKYVELSDAYLSVTEALRAGGFKHRAKVEIRWVASDDCETAHGAATTLGDVHGVLIPGGFGIRGIEGKIGAIAHARARGLPVLGLCLGLQCIVIEAARSVGLAEANSAEFEPNTPDPVISTMADQEHIVAGEADLGGTMRLGAYPAVLQPESVVAQAYQTTQVSERHRHRYEVNNAYREKIAESGLRFSGTSPDGHLVEFVEYPPEQHPFVVGTQAHPELKSRPTRPHPLFVAFVGAALDYKAGELLPVEIPEHVSNGNQHREGVSQPLPEPATRG